From Oryctolagus cuniculus chromosome 17, mOryCun1.1, whole genome shotgun sequence, a single genomic window includes:
- the FOXN1 gene encoding forkhead box protein N1 isoform X4, whose amino-acid sequence MTPRSCDGGHGPEPTKHTGFSCSSFMPDGPPEEAPSLPPHSPSIASPGPEQVQGHCPPGPGPGPFRLSPSDKYPSFGFEEGPASSPGRFLKGSHVPFHPYKRHVHEDVFPEAQAALALQGHSFKTPGPLEAFEEIPVDVGEPEAFLPGFPAEAWCNGLPYPSQEHSPQVLQGSEVKLKPPALENGPGMYCYQPPLQHVYCPSQPPFHQYSPGGGSYPVPYLGSSHYPYQRIAPQAGTDGHQPLFPKPIYSYSILIFMALKNSKTGSLPVSEIYNFMTEHFPYFKTAPDGWKNSVRHNLSLNKCFEKVENKSGSSSRKGCLWALNPAKIDKMQEELQKWKRKDPIAVRKSMAKPEELDSLIGDKREKLGSPLLGCPPPGLAGSSSIRPLVPPAGLPPPLHSLHPAPGPIPGKNPLQDLLGGHVPSCYGPTYPHLSPGLAPPGPPQPLFPQPDGHLELRAQPGTPQDSPLPAHTPPSHGTKLLAEPSPARTVHDTLLPDGDLGTDLDAINPSLTDFDFQGNLWEQLKDDSLALDPLVLVTSSPTSSSMPQPPPPPHGFPPGPCLAETGNGAGDLAPPGSGGSGALGDLQLTTLYSAFMELEPTPPTAPAGPSMYLSPSSKPLALA is encoded by the exons ATGACTCCCAGGAGCTGTGATGGTGGCCATGGCCCAGAACCCACT AAGCACACCGGCTTCAGCTGCTCCTCATTCATGCCCGACGGCCCTCCAGAAGAGgcaccctccctgcccccgcaCAGCCCCAGCATTGCGTCACCGGGCCCCGAGCAAGTCCAGGGCCACTGCCCCCCCGGGCCCGGCCCGGGCCCCTTCCGGCTCTCACCATCGGACAAGTACCCCAGCTTCGGCTTTGAGGAGGGCCCAGCAAGCAGCCCCGGGCGCTTCCTCAAGGGCAGCCACGTGCCTTTCCACCCGTACAAGCGGCATGTCCACGAGGACGTCTTCCCCGAGGCGCAGGCGGCACTGGCCCTCCAAGGACACTCCTTTAAGACCCCGGGGCCGCTGGAGGCCTTCGAGGAGATCCCGGTGGATGTGGGGGAGCCCGAGGCCTTCCTGCCTGGCTTCCCTGCAGAGGCCTGGTGCAATGGGCTCCCCTacccaagccaggagcacagCCCCCAAGTCCTG CAGGGTTCAGAGGTCAAGCTCAAGCCCCCGGCCCTGGAGAATGGCCCTGGGATGTACTGCTACCAGCCCCCCCTGCAGCACGTGtactgcccctcccagcccccattCCACCAG TACTCGCCAGGTGGCGGCAGCTACCCGGTGCCCTACCTGGGCTCGTCACACTATCCCTACCAGCGGATCGCACCCCAGGCTGGCACTGATGGGCACCAGCCACTCTTCCCCAAACCCATCTACTCCTACAG cATCCTCATCTTCATGGCCCTGAAGAACAGTAAAACTGGAAGTCTTCCCGTCAGTGAGATCTACAACTTCATGACGGAGCACTTTCCTTACTTCAAG ACGGCACCTGATGGCTGGAAGAATTCTGTCCGTCACAACCTTTCCCTCAACAAGTGCTTCGAGAAGGTGGAGAACAAATCGGGCAGTTCCTCTCGCAAGGGCTGCCTATGGGCCCTCAATCCGGCCAAGATCGACAAGATGCAGGAGGAGCTACAGAAGTGGAAGCGGAAAGACCCCATTGCTGTGCGCAAAAGCATGGCCAAGCCAG AAGAGCTGGACAGCCTCATTGGAGACAAGAGGGAGAAGCTGGGCTCCCCGCTACTGGGCTGTCCTCCCCCTGGGCTGGCAGGCTCCAGCTCCATCCGGCCACTGGTACCCCCTGCTGGGCTCCCTCCGCCGCTGCACTCACTCCACCCAGCTCCGGGCCCCATTCCTGGCAAGAATCCCCTGCAAGACCTACTGGGGGGACACGTGCCCTCCTGCTATGGGCCGACATACCCGCACCTCTCACCAGGCCTGGCCCCTCCTGGACCCCCACAGCCATTGTTCCCACAGCCAGACGGGCACCTTGAGCTGCGGGCCCAGCCAGGCACCCCCCAGGACTCACCCCTACCTGCCCACACCCCACCCAGCCACGGCACCAAGCTTCTGGCTGAGCCTTCCCCAGCCAGGACGGTGCATGACACCCTCCTGCCAGACGGAGACCTCGGGACTGACCTGGATGCCATCAACCCCTCTCTCACCGACTTCGACTTCCAGG GAAACTTGTGGGAACAGCTGAAGGACGACAGCTTGGCCCTTGACCCCCTGGTACTGGTGACCTCATCCCCGACATCATCTTCGATGCCGCAgccgccaccaccaccccacggcttccctccagggccctgtTTAGCAGAGACAGGCAATGGGGCAGGTGACTTGGCACCACCAGGCAGCGGGGGCTCCGgggccctgggagacctgcaACTCACCACCCTCTACTCAGCCTTCATGGAGCTGGAGCCCACACCCCCCACGGCCCCCGCTGGCCCTTCCATGtacctcagccccagctccaagCCCTTGGCTCTGGCGTGA
- the FOXN1 gene encoding forkhead box protein N1 isoform X2 — protein sequence MTPRSCDGGHGPEPTDWVMVSLLPPQSDVSLPGSARLEGEPRGDVMQAPGLPGSPAPQSKHTGFSCSSFMPDGPPEEAPSLPPHSPSIASPGPEQVQGHCPPGPGPGPFRLSPSDKYPSFGFEEGPASSPGRFLKGSHVPFHPYKRHVHEDVFPEAQAALALQGHSFKTPGPLEAFEEIPVDVGEPEAFLPGFPAEAWCNGLPYPSQEHSPQVLGSEVKLKPPALENGPGMYCYQPPLQHVYCPSQPPFHQYSPGGGSYPVPYLGSSHYPYQRIAPQAGTDGHQPLFPKPIYSYSILIFMALKNSKTGSLPVSEIYNFMTEHFPYFKTAPDGWKNSVRHNLSLNKCFEKVENKSGSSSRKGCLWALNPAKIDKMQEELQKWKRKDPIAVRKSMAKPEELDSLIGDKREKLGSPLLGCPPPGLAGSSSIRPLVPPAGLPPPLHSLHPAPGPIPGKNPLQDLLGGHVPSCYGPTYPHLSPGLAPPGPPQPLFPQPDGHLELRAQPGTPQDSPLPAHTPPSHGTKLLAEPSPARTVHDTLLPDGDLGTDLDAINPSLTDFDFQGNLWEQLKDDSLALDPLVLVTSSPTSSSMPQPPPPPHGFPPGPCLAETGNGAGDLAPPGSGGSGALGDLQLTTLYSAFMELEPTPPTAPAGPSMYLSPSSKPLALA from the exons ATGACTCCCAGGAGCTGTGATGGTGGCCATGGCCCAGAACCCACT GACTGGGTGATGGTGTCGCTCCTCCCGCCACAGTCTGACGTCTCACTGCCGGGCTCCGCCAGGCTGGAGGGCGAGCCCCGAGGGGACGTCATGCAGGCGCCGGGCCTCCCGGGCTCCCCTGCCCCGCAGAGT AAGCACACCGGCTTCAGCTGCTCCTCATTCATGCCCGACGGCCCTCCAGAAGAGgcaccctccctgcccccgcaCAGCCCCAGCATTGCGTCACCGGGCCCCGAGCAAGTCCAGGGCCACTGCCCCCCCGGGCCCGGCCCGGGCCCCTTCCGGCTCTCACCATCGGACAAGTACCCCAGCTTCGGCTTTGAGGAGGGCCCAGCAAGCAGCCCCGGGCGCTTCCTCAAGGGCAGCCACGTGCCTTTCCACCCGTACAAGCGGCATGTCCACGAGGACGTCTTCCCCGAGGCGCAGGCGGCACTGGCCCTCCAAGGACACTCCTTTAAGACCCCGGGGCCGCTGGAGGCCTTCGAGGAGATCCCGGTGGATGTGGGGGAGCCCGAGGCCTTCCTGCCTGGCTTCCCTGCAGAGGCCTGGTGCAATGGGCTCCCCTacccaagccaggagcacagCCCCCAAGTCCTG GGTTCAGAGGTCAAGCTCAAGCCCCCGGCCCTGGAGAATGGCCCTGGGATGTACTGCTACCAGCCCCCCCTGCAGCACGTGtactgcccctcccagcccccattCCACCAG TACTCGCCAGGTGGCGGCAGCTACCCGGTGCCCTACCTGGGCTCGTCACACTATCCCTACCAGCGGATCGCACCCCAGGCTGGCACTGATGGGCACCAGCCACTCTTCCCCAAACCCATCTACTCCTACAG cATCCTCATCTTCATGGCCCTGAAGAACAGTAAAACTGGAAGTCTTCCCGTCAGTGAGATCTACAACTTCATGACGGAGCACTTTCCTTACTTCAAG ACGGCACCTGATGGCTGGAAGAATTCTGTCCGTCACAACCTTTCCCTCAACAAGTGCTTCGAGAAGGTGGAGAACAAATCGGGCAGTTCCTCTCGCAAGGGCTGCCTATGGGCCCTCAATCCGGCCAAGATCGACAAGATGCAGGAGGAGCTACAGAAGTGGAAGCGGAAAGACCCCATTGCTGTGCGCAAAAGCATGGCCAAGCCAG AAGAGCTGGACAGCCTCATTGGAGACAAGAGGGAGAAGCTGGGCTCCCCGCTACTGGGCTGTCCTCCCCCTGGGCTGGCAGGCTCCAGCTCCATCCGGCCACTGGTACCCCCTGCTGGGCTCCCTCCGCCGCTGCACTCACTCCACCCAGCTCCGGGCCCCATTCCTGGCAAGAATCCCCTGCAAGACCTACTGGGGGGACACGTGCCCTCCTGCTATGGGCCGACATACCCGCACCTCTCACCAGGCCTGGCCCCTCCTGGACCCCCACAGCCATTGTTCCCACAGCCAGACGGGCACCTTGAGCTGCGGGCCCAGCCAGGCACCCCCCAGGACTCACCCCTACCTGCCCACACCCCACCCAGCCACGGCACCAAGCTTCTGGCTGAGCCTTCCCCAGCCAGGACGGTGCATGACACCCTCCTGCCAGACGGAGACCTCGGGACTGACCTGGATGCCATCAACCCCTCTCTCACCGACTTCGACTTCCAGG GAAACTTGTGGGAACAGCTGAAGGACGACAGCTTGGCCCTTGACCCCCTGGTACTGGTGACCTCATCCCCGACATCATCTTCGATGCCGCAgccgccaccaccaccccacggcttccctccagggccctgtTTAGCAGAGACAGGCAATGGGGCAGGTGACTTGGCACCACCAGGCAGCGGGGGCTCCGgggccctgggagacctgcaACTCACCACCCTCTACTCAGCCTTCATGGAGCTGGAGCCCACACCCCCCACGGCCCCCGCTGGCCCTTCCATGtacctcagccccagctccaagCCCTTGGCTCTGGCGTGA
- the FOXN1 gene encoding forkhead box protein N1 isoform X3, which produces MVSLLPPQSDVSLPGSARLEGEPRGDVMQAPGLPGSPAPQSKHTGFSCSSFMPDGPPEEAPSLPPHSPSIASPGPEQVQGHCPPGPGPGPFRLSPSDKYPSFGFEEGPASSPGRFLKGSHVPFHPYKRHVHEDVFPEAQAALALQGHSFKTPGPLEAFEEIPVDVGEPEAFLPGFPAEAWCNGLPYPSQEHSPQVLQGSEVKLKPPALENGPGMYCYQPPLQHVYCPSQPPFHQYSPGGGSYPVPYLGSSHYPYQRIAPQAGTDGHQPLFPKPIYSYSILIFMALKNSKTGSLPVSEIYNFMTEHFPYFKTAPDGWKNSVRHNLSLNKCFEKVENKSGSSSRKGCLWALNPAKIDKMQEELQKWKRKDPIAVRKSMAKPEELDSLIGDKREKLGSPLLGCPPPGLAGSSSIRPLVPPAGLPPPLHSLHPAPGPIPGKNPLQDLLGGHVPSCYGPTYPHLSPGLAPPGPPQPLFPQPDGHLELRAQPGTPQDSPLPAHTPPSHGTKLLAEPSPARTVHDTLLPDGDLGTDLDAINPSLTDFDFQGNLWEQLKDDSLALDPLVLVTSSPTSSSMPQPPPPPHGFPPGPCLAETGNGAGDLAPPGSGGSGALGDLQLTTLYSAFMELEPTPPTAPAGPSMYLSPSSKPLALA; this is translated from the exons ATGGTGTCGCTCCTCCCGCCACAGTCTGACGTCTCACTGCCGGGCTCCGCCAGGCTGGAGGGCGAGCCCCGAGGGGACGTCATGCAGGCGCCGGGCCTCCCGGGCTCCCCTGCCCCGCAGAGT AAGCACACCGGCTTCAGCTGCTCCTCATTCATGCCCGACGGCCCTCCAGAAGAGgcaccctccctgcccccgcaCAGCCCCAGCATTGCGTCACCGGGCCCCGAGCAAGTCCAGGGCCACTGCCCCCCCGGGCCCGGCCCGGGCCCCTTCCGGCTCTCACCATCGGACAAGTACCCCAGCTTCGGCTTTGAGGAGGGCCCAGCAAGCAGCCCCGGGCGCTTCCTCAAGGGCAGCCACGTGCCTTTCCACCCGTACAAGCGGCATGTCCACGAGGACGTCTTCCCCGAGGCGCAGGCGGCACTGGCCCTCCAAGGACACTCCTTTAAGACCCCGGGGCCGCTGGAGGCCTTCGAGGAGATCCCGGTGGATGTGGGGGAGCCCGAGGCCTTCCTGCCTGGCTTCCCTGCAGAGGCCTGGTGCAATGGGCTCCCCTacccaagccaggagcacagCCCCCAAGTCCTG CAGGGTTCAGAGGTCAAGCTCAAGCCCCCGGCCCTGGAGAATGGCCCTGGGATGTACTGCTACCAGCCCCCCCTGCAGCACGTGtactgcccctcccagcccccattCCACCAG TACTCGCCAGGTGGCGGCAGCTACCCGGTGCCCTACCTGGGCTCGTCACACTATCCCTACCAGCGGATCGCACCCCAGGCTGGCACTGATGGGCACCAGCCACTCTTCCCCAAACCCATCTACTCCTACAG cATCCTCATCTTCATGGCCCTGAAGAACAGTAAAACTGGAAGTCTTCCCGTCAGTGAGATCTACAACTTCATGACGGAGCACTTTCCTTACTTCAAG ACGGCACCTGATGGCTGGAAGAATTCTGTCCGTCACAACCTTTCCCTCAACAAGTGCTTCGAGAAGGTGGAGAACAAATCGGGCAGTTCCTCTCGCAAGGGCTGCCTATGGGCCCTCAATCCGGCCAAGATCGACAAGATGCAGGAGGAGCTACAGAAGTGGAAGCGGAAAGACCCCATTGCTGTGCGCAAAAGCATGGCCAAGCCAG AAGAGCTGGACAGCCTCATTGGAGACAAGAGGGAGAAGCTGGGCTCCCCGCTACTGGGCTGTCCTCCCCCTGGGCTGGCAGGCTCCAGCTCCATCCGGCCACTGGTACCCCCTGCTGGGCTCCCTCCGCCGCTGCACTCACTCCACCCAGCTCCGGGCCCCATTCCTGGCAAGAATCCCCTGCAAGACCTACTGGGGGGACACGTGCCCTCCTGCTATGGGCCGACATACCCGCACCTCTCACCAGGCCTGGCCCCTCCTGGACCCCCACAGCCATTGTTCCCACAGCCAGACGGGCACCTTGAGCTGCGGGCCCAGCCAGGCACCCCCCAGGACTCACCCCTACCTGCCCACACCCCACCCAGCCACGGCACCAAGCTTCTGGCTGAGCCTTCCCCAGCCAGGACGGTGCATGACACCCTCCTGCCAGACGGAGACCTCGGGACTGACCTGGATGCCATCAACCCCTCTCTCACCGACTTCGACTTCCAGG GAAACTTGTGGGAACAGCTGAAGGACGACAGCTTGGCCCTTGACCCCCTGGTACTGGTGACCTCATCCCCGACATCATCTTCGATGCCGCAgccgccaccaccaccccacggcttccctccagggccctgtTTAGCAGAGACAGGCAATGGGGCAGGTGACTTGGCACCACCAGGCAGCGGGGGCTCCGgggccctgggagacctgcaACTCACCACCCTCTACTCAGCCTTCATGGAGCTGGAGCCCACACCCCCCACGGCCCCCGCTGGCCCTTCCATGtacctcagccccagctccaagCCCTTGGCTCTGGCGTGA
- the FOXN1 gene encoding forkhead box protein N1 isoform X1 codes for MTPRSCDGGHGPEPTDWVMVSLLPPQSDVSLPGSARLEGEPRGDVMQAPGLPGSPAPQSKHTGFSCSSFMPDGPPEEAPSLPPHSPSIASPGPEQVQGHCPPGPGPGPFRLSPSDKYPSFGFEEGPASSPGRFLKGSHVPFHPYKRHVHEDVFPEAQAALALQGHSFKTPGPLEAFEEIPVDVGEPEAFLPGFPAEAWCNGLPYPSQEHSPQVLQGSEVKLKPPALENGPGMYCYQPPLQHVYCPSQPPFHQYSPGGGSYPVPYLGSSHYPYQRIAPQAGTDGHQPLFPKPIYSYSILIFMALKNSKTGSLPVSEIYNFMTEHFPYFKTAPDGWKNSVRHNLSLNKCFEKVENKSGSSSRKGCLWALNPAKIDKMQEELQKWKRKDPIAVRKSMAKPEELDSLIGDKREKLGSPLLGCPPPGLAGSSSIRPLVPPAGLPPPLHSLHPAPGPIPGKNPLQDLLGGHVPSCYGPTYPHLSPGLAPPGPPQPLFPQPDGHLELRAQPGTPQDSPLPAHTPPSHGTKLLAEPSPARTVHDTLLPDGDLGTDLDAINPSLTDFDFQGNLWEQLKDDSLALDPLVLVTSSPTSSSMPQPPPPPHGFPPGPCLAETGNGAGDLAPPGSGGSGALGDLQLTTLYSAFMELEPTPPTAPAGPSMYLSPSSKPLALA; via the exons ATGACTCCCAGGAGCTGTGATGGTGGCCATGGCCCAGAACCCACT GACTGGGTGATGGTGTCGCTCCTCCCGCCACAGTCTGACGTCTCACTGCCGGGCTCCGCCAGGCTGGAGGGCGAGCCCCGAGGGGACGTCATGCAGGCGCCGGGCCTCCCGGGCTCCCCTGCCCCGCAGAGT AAGCACACCGGCTTCAGCTGCTCCTCATTCATGCCCGACGGCCCTCCAGAAGAGgcaccctccctgcccccgcaCAGCCCCAGCATTGCGTCACCGGGCCCCGAGCAAGTCCAGGGCCACTGCCCCCCCGGGCCCGGCCCGGGCCCCTTCCGGCTCTCACCATCGGACAAGTACCCCAGCTTCGGCTTTGAGGAGGGCCCAGCAAGCAGCCCCGGGCGCTTCCTCAAGGGCAGCCACGTGCCTTTCCACCCGTACAAGCGGCATGTCCACGAGGACGTCTTCCCCGAGGCGCAGGCGGCACTGGCCCTCCAAGGACACTCCTTTAAGACCCCGGGGCCGCTGGAGGCCTTCGAGGAGATCCCGGTGGATGTGGGGGAGCCCGAGGCCTTCCTGCCTGGCTTCCCTGCAGAGGCCTGGTGCAATGGGCTCCCCTacccaagccaggagcacagCCCCCAAGTCCTG CAGGGTTCAGAGGTCAAGCTCAAGCCCCCGGCCCTGGAGAATGGCCCTGGGATGTACTGCTACCAGCCCCCCCTGCAGCACGTGtactgcccctcccagcccccattCCACCAG TACTCGCCAGGTGGCGGCAGCTACCCGGTGCCCTACCTGGGCTCGTCACACTATCCCTACCAGCGGATCGCACCCCAGGCTGGCACTGATGGGCACCAGCCACTCTTCCCCAAACCCATCTACTCCTACAG cATCCTCATCTTCATGGCCCTGAAGAACAGTAAAACTGGAAGTCTTCCCGTCAGTGAGATCTACAACTTCATGACGGAGCACTTTCCTTACTTCAAG ACGGCACCTGATGGCTGGAAGAATTCTGTCCGTCACAACCTTTCCCTCAACAAGTGCTTCGAGAAGGTGGAGAACAAATCGGGCAGTTCCTCTCGCAAGGGCTGCCTATGGGCCCTCAATCCGGCCAAGATCGACAAGATGCAGGAGGAGCTACAGAAGTGGAAGCGGAAAGACCCCATTGCTGTGCGCAAAAGCATGGCCAAGCCAG AAGAGCTGGACAGCCTCATTGGAGACAAGAGGGAGAAGCTGGGCTCCCCGCTACTGGGCTGTCCTCCCCCTGGGCTGGCAGGCTCCAGCTCCATCCGGCCACTGGTACCCCCTGCTGGGCTCCCTCCGCCGCTGCACTCACTCCACCCAGCTCCGGGCCCCATTCCTGGCAAGAATCCCCTGCAAGACCTACTGGGGGGACACGTGCCCTCCTGCTATGGGCCGACATACCCGCACCTCTCACCAGGCCTGGCCCCTCCTGGACCCCCACAGCCATTGTTCCCACAGCCAGACGGGCACCTTGAGCTGCGGGCCCAGCCAGGCACCCCCCAGGACTCACCCCTACCTGCCCACACCCCACCCAGCCACGGCACCAAGCTTCTGGCTGAGCCTTCCCCAGCCAGGACGGTGCATGACACCCTCCTGCCAGACGGAGACCTCGGGACTGACCTGGATGCCATCAACCCCTCTCTCACCGACTTCGACTTCCAGG GAAACTTGTGGGAACAGCTGAAGGACGACAGCTTGGCCCTTGACCCCCTGGTACTGGTGACCTCATCCCCGACATCATCTTCGATGCCGCAgccgccaccaccaccccacggcttccctccagggccctgtTTAGCAGAGACAGGCAATGGGGCAGGTGACTTGGCACCACCAGGCAGCGGGGGCTCCGgggccctgggagacctgcaACTCACCACCCTCTACTCAGCCTTCATGGAGCTGGAGCCCACACCCCCCACGGCCCCCGCTGGCCCTTCCATGtacctcagccccagctccaagCCCTTGGCTCTGGCGTGA